From a single Solanum dulcamara chromosome 4, daSolDulc1.2, whole genome shotgun sequence genomic region:
- the LOC129884366 gene encoding zinc finger BED domain-containing protein RICESLEEPER 1-like, with translation MVVTAHWIDDKWNLKKKILNVFQTSDHKGEIIAKEIEACLFDWKIYNIFTVTLDNATANDSAIKHLKRRIEDWKGSILGNEFLHVRCNAHILNLIVKERLDEQNESISRVTLKFSGTSYVTSNSFFYEIFNLQKIIYKYVRSEDSILSGMAKKMELKFNKYWSTFKSMNKLLFIDVVLDPRYKLKYMEYLFKNSYGCLVGAKKLKKMMNTLSRLYNYYMSSFYGTHTDNISGQTSLNDEIDTIHCDEIWQSQWEKYLADEDNTKNKSELEKYLVDDLEKIKELDILAWWKVSSARYPIISRMARDVLSISISIIASESAFSEVPLRPPDESELR, from the exons ATGGTTGTCACTGCCCATTGGATCGATGATAAGTGGaatctgaaaaagaaaattctcaacGTTTTCCAAACATCAGATCATAAGGGTGAAATAATTGCTAAGGAGATTGAGGCATGCTTATTTGATTGGAAAATTTATAACATATTCACGGTGACCTTAGATAATGCAACTGCTAATGATTCTGCAATTAAACACTTGAAGAGAAGAATTGAGGATTGGAAAGGAAGCATCTTAGGAAATGAGTTCTTACATGTTAGATGTAATGCTCATATTCTAAATTTGATCGTGAAAGAAAGACTCGATGAACAAAATGAGTCTATTTCTCGG gtaactttgaaattctcagGAACTTCATATGTTACTTCCAATTCTTTCTTCTATGAGATTTTTAatcttcaaaagataatttacaAATATGTTCGTAGTGAAGATTCTATTTTGAGCGGCATGGCTAAAAAAATGGAGCTTAAATTTAACAAATATTGGAGTACATTTAAAAGTATGAACAAGCTATTATTCATTGATGTTGTTTTGGATCCTCGATACAAGTTGAAATATATGGAATATCTGTTTAAAAACTCTTATGGTTGTTTGGTGGGAgccaaaaaattgaaaaagatgatGAATACTTTGAGTCGCTTGTATAATTACTATATGAGTTCTTTTTATGGGACTCATACCGATAACATTAGTGGTCAAACAAGCttaaatgatgaaattgatACCATACATTGTGATGAGATATGGCAATCACAATGGGAGAAATATTTGGCTGATGAAGacaatactaaaaataaatcagaACTTGAGAAGTACTTGGTAGATGATTTGGAAAAGATCAAAGAGTTAGATATTTTAGCTTGGTGGAAAGTTTCTTCGGCTAGGTATCCAATTATTTCTAGGATGGCAAGAGATGttctttctatttctatttctataaTTGCTTCTGAATCAGCTTTTAGCGAAGTCCCGCTCCGACCGCCCGACGAGTCAGAACTTAGATAG